The Streptomyces sp. TLI_105 DNA segment CCCTGTGGAACAGCGGCGTGAAGTGGGCCTACGTCAAGGCGACGGAAGGCACGTACTACAAGAACACCTACTTCACCCAGCAGTACAACGGCTCCTACAACGTCGGCATGATCCGCGGCACGTACCACTTCGCCACCCCGGACACGACGACCGGAGCCGCGCAGGCCGACTACTTCGTCAACAACGGCGGCGGCTGGTCGGGGGACGGCAGGACCCTGCCGGGCGTGCTCGACATCGAGTGGAACCCGTACGGCGCGACCTGCTACGGCAAGACGGCGTCCGGGATGGTCGCCTGGATCCAGGACTTCGTGAACCGGTACCGGTACCGGACGGGCCGCGACCCGGTGATCTACACGGCGACGAGCTGGTGGAAGCAGTGCACCGGCAACTCCGCGGCCTTCGGCTCCACCAACCCGCTGTGGATCGCGCGGTACGCCGCCGAGGTC contains these protein-coding regions:
- a CDS encoding lysozyme gives rise to the protein MRVHRSGTTLAGAALAALALLLPLGLSGTASAAQVPGARQAIPARGSAYMGMGVIAHDGQGAKPGGVSTLAAQTEGVDVSSHNGNVAWSTLWNSGVKWAYVKATEGTYYKNTYFTQQYNGSYNVGMIRGTYHFATPDTTTGAAQADYFVNNGGGWSGDGRTLPGVLDIEWNPYGATCYGKTASGMVAWIQDFVNRYRYRTGRDPVIYTATSWWKQCTGNSAAFGSTNPLWIARYAAEVGELPAGWPYHTIWQYTSSGPTVGDHNHFNGDYSRVQALANG